The nucleotide sequence TGACGATGTCCGCGTCCTTCAAAAAATTCCTGCACCGGTGGCTCATCAATACTTTCGCCGTCATGGTCGCGGTCAAGACCGTTCCCGGTATCGAATGCAGCAGCATCGCGGCATTGTTCGGCGCGTCGCTGCTGCTGGGCATTCTCAATGTGCTCCTGCGGCCCTTGCTCTGGCTGCTTTCGCTGCCGCTGGTGATCCTTACGCTGGGACTGTTCACGCTCGTCATTAACGCGCTGCTGCTGTATTTCGTCGGCTCCCTGGGGAGATCGTTCGTCGTCGCCAATTTCTGGGCCGCCTTCTGGGGATCGCTCGTCATCAGCCTCGTCTCGCTGGCGCTCAACTCCATCACCGGCACCAGCACCCGCCGGATCGAGTTTCGCCGCGGGAAACCGCGCCCGGGCGGGAACGACGGCGACGGGCCGGTGATTGACGTCTGACTCAACGGCGCTGGTAGGCCGCGCGCAGCGTGGCCACGCCCTTCGCGAGAAAGTCCTTTTCAAAGTCGGTGATGAAGCCTCCCAGTTCCGCCGGCGTTTCCGTGAGCAGGAAGTTCGCGTGGGCGGCGAATGCCGCCGTCATCTGCGCGAAATAGTCTTCGTCGTCGGTGCGCAGGTAAACCGTGCCGCCCGGTGCCAGCGTCCGGTAAACCAGTCCGGCAAAGCGCTCGTTGACGAGCCGGTGTTTGCGATGCCTCCGTTTCGGCCAGGGATCGGGAAAATAAACGTGCAGGGCGGTGACTGTTTCCGGCGGCAGCAGGTATTCGACGAAGTAAGAGGCTTCGATGCGCACCAGCCGTAAATTGGCCAGACCGGCGCGCAATCCTTTGCGGTCGATTTTCCGCAGCCGGCCGAGCAGCCGTTCCACCGCGAGAAAATTCCGGCCGGAGTACCGTTGCGCGTATTGCACGGCAAACGAACCATCTCCGCTGCCCAGTTCAACCTCGAGCGGCTGGGCGCGCAGGAACAGCTTCCCAGGCTCCAGAGGTTCGAGGATCGAAGTCAGCCGGTAAATCAATGTTCCGTCCCGGGAGACGGTCGGCGGCGGGTTCATTGAGGTCTATTTC is from Candidatus Angelobacter sp. and encodes:
- a CDS encoding phage holin family protein — protein: TMSASFKKFLHRWLINTFAVMVAVKTVPGIECSSIAALFGASLLLGILNVLLRPLLWLLSLPLVILTLGLFTLVINALLLYFVGSLGRSFVVANFWAAFWGSLVISLVSLALNSITGTSTRRIEFRRGKPRPGGNDGDGPVIDV
- a CDS encoding tRNA (guanosine(46)-N7)-methyltransferase TrmB, which encodes MNPPPTVSRDGTLIYRLTSILEPLEPGKLFLRAQPLEVELGSGDGSFAVQYAQRYSGRNFLAVERLLGRLRKIDRKGLRAGLANLRLVRIEASYFVEYLLPPETVTALHVYFPDPWPKRRHRKHRLVNERFAGLVYRTLAPGGTVYLRTDDEDYFAQMTAAFAAHANFLLTETPAELGGFITDFEKDFLAKGVATLRAAYQRR